The following coding sequences lie in one Mucilaginibacter sp. KACC 22773 genomic window:
- a CDS encoding SusC/RagA family TonB-linked outer membrane protein, whose product MQKKLAFAKGKTYVPLIKFLRLNGPFIMKVSICYSAVFMLSLSLFASTKTIGQSINKTAISFPIRHVSLKTALQKLQEQSGYNVFYSTPKVNDYQNITIDGTSRTVAETLDRLLKNTDLEYQQEGNSIIIKEKIPANVTSAMQAKRISGIVVDEKGQSLPGVTVQLRLDKHTRTATDENGVFQIDVSNDNDILIFSFVGYVTQEIPLPLSSHLKVTMKPNVGSLNEVQIIGYGTTTKRLNTGSVSSITSEDLSRETVDNPLQALSGRIAGLQIVQNNGNPGANQSIRLRGVNNLTGSFGQSSSAPLIIIDGVPSVNLSGFQPLNDNLNPNIIGANGGLTLFAGLNPQDIERVDVLKDADATAIYGSRGANGVILLTTKKGKAGTSQLNVNFYNGIEKVGHFVPLLNTQEYLQLRKEAFANDGVTPRASNAPDLLTWDPNAYTNFQKLLIGGTSHTTDAQLNYTGGNDRIQFFTSGNYHHEGSVYMGNYGDTRLIGRMTLTTNSSNKRFKTNFSVSYTDEQTNLPSADVSNALSLPPNFPLYNPDGTLYWFGTTFTNPMATLLKQYGSSTQFFIANGNLDYNFFKGFNFKLNAGYTRNVLNQTSTNPLLSQNPITATSNSAQFATSVATNYIVEPQLNYNLHNGKNNLLALVGSTFQQSDNSFSNIFASGYAFPGLLTSISGAGTYTATSDENLYKYAAAFGKVNYNYDNKYLVDITFRRDASSRFGPNHQFANFGAIGGGWIFTDEPFVKNNLKFLSFGKLRASYGTTGNDQLLNYQYLALFRNATAYQGSSALTLNGVANPNVEWESTKKLGFGLELGFFKDRLLFTADAYVHRSSNLLTATNLPNQTGFNSYYANLDAIVQNKGFEFTITSTNVDTKDFKWTSNFNISFQTTKMLSFNSISTAFYGSTFLVGYPVPPAYYYSYGGVNPNTGAVIINDRDGNGTINTVDRYPAGIRNPYYGGLTNTLNYKQFSLNFFLQFNHDYGTINQVFGTRPGSLSNQNVSVLNRWQKPGDVNTLFPGASAVSGGTGVIYPSYATFGQSDFYYGDASWLKLRSASFSYMLPAAFTRKIKVSNARVYLQGQNLLTWAKNKYVLDPESRNALPPLRTIVAGLNFTIN is encoded by the coding sequence ATGCAAAAAAAACTTGCTTTTGCAAAAGGGAAGACTTACGTCCCTTTAATTAAATTCTTACGACTTAACGGCCCCTTTATCATGAAAGTTAGTATCTGTTATTCGGCTGTATTCATGCTTAGTCTTTCGCTGTTTGCTTCGACCAAGACGATAGGTCAAAGTATTAACAAGACAGCAATCTCTTTTCCGATCCGGCACGTTTCCTTGAAAACGGCGCTGCAAAAACTACAAGAACAAAGCGGTTACAATGTTTTTTACTCCACGCCAAAAGTAAATGATTACCAAAATATCACAATTGACGGAACATCACGAACGGTAGCTGAAACACTTGATAGGCTATTAAAAAATACAGACCTGGAGTATCAACAAGAGGGTAACAGCATTATTATTAAAGAAAAAATTCCCGCGAATGTAACATCTGCTATGCAGGCAAAAAGGATAAGCGGCATTGTCGTGGACGAAAAGGGACAATCATTACCCGGAGTTACTGTCCAATTGAGACTGGATAAACATACCAGGACCGCAACTGATGAGAACGGTGTGTTTCAGATAGATGTATCAAATGACAATGATATTTTGATTTTTAGTTTTGTTGGCTATGTTACTCAGGAAATTCCATTACCTCTTTCCTCGCACCTGAAAGTAACCATGAAGCCTAATGTAGGTAGTCTGAATGAAGTACAGATTATTGGATATGGCACGACAACAAAACGCTTAAATACAGGTTCAGTAAGTTCTATAACATCAGAGGACCTCTCCAGAGAAACCGTCGACAATCCGTTGCAGGCACTTTCCGGTAGAATAGCAGGTTTACAGATCGTTCAGAATAATGGAAATCCTGGGGCGAACCAGTCAATAAGGCTGCGTGGCGTTAATAACTTAACGGGCTCATTTGGACAGTCCAGTTCAGCGCCGTTAATTATTATCGACGGGGTACCGTCAGTGAACCTGAGCGGTTTTCAACCTCTTAACGATAACCTGAACCCTAATATCATCGGTGCAAACGGGGGGTTAACCCTTTTTGCAGGGCTCAATCCGCAGGATATTGAGCGCGTAGATGTCCTAAAGGATGCAGACGCAACGGCGATTTACGGCTCCCGCGGAGCAAATGGTGTTATTTTGCTCACTACCAAAAAAGGTAAGGCAGGCACTTCACAACTGAATGTGAACTTTTATAATGGTATAGAGAAGGTAGGCCATTTTGTACCTTTGCTAAATACACAAGAATACCTTCAGTTAAGAAAAGAGGCTTTTGCGAACGACGGTGTTACCCCGAGGGCGAGCAATGCCCCCGATCTGTTAACCTGGGATCCAAATGCTTACACGAACTTTCAAAAACTTTTGATTGGCGGAACATCTCATACAACTGATGCACAACTGAATTATACAGGTGGCAATGACCGCATTCAATTCTTTACGAGTGGAAACTACCACCATGAGGGCTCTGTTTACATGGGAAATTATGGAGACACACGTTTGATTGGTCGAATGACGCTTACCACGAATTCTTCAAACAAGCGTTTTAAGACCAATTTCAGTGTTAGCTATACAGATGAACAAACCAACCTTCCTTCGGCCGATGTATCAAACGCTTTAAGTCTTCCACCGAATTTCCCCCTATACAATCCGGACGGTACCCTATATTGGTTTGGAACAACATTTACAAACCCAATGGCAACGCTCTTGAAGCAGTATGGCAGTTCCACACAATTCTTTATCGCTAACGGCAATCTTGATTATAATTTCTTCAAAGGATTTAATTTTAAGCTAAATGCTGGTTATACGCGAAATGTATTGAACCAGACTTCTACCAACCCACTTTTGTCCCAAAACCCGATAACAGCTACAAGTAATTCAGCACAGTTCGCAACCTCTGTTGCAACCAACTATATCGTTGAGCCACAACTGAATTATAATTTACATAATGGAAAGAATAATTTATTGGCGTTGGTCGGCAGCACTTTTCAGCAGAGTGATAACTCATTCTCTAATATTTTTGCTTCCGGTTATGCATTTCCGGGGTTGCTAACCAGTATCAGCGGTGCAGGCACCTATACCGCTACCAGTGATGAGAACCTTTATAAATACGCTGCAGCATTTGGGAAAGTAAATTATAATTATGATAACAAATATCTGGTCGATATAACTTTCAGACGTGATGCTTCTTCACGATTTGGACCTAACCACCAATTTGCAAACTTCGGCGCCATCGGCGGCGGATGGATATTCACCGACGAACCGTTCGTAAAGAACAATCTTAAATTTTTAAGTTTTGGTAAACTGAGGGCCAGCTATGGTACTACAGGTAATGATCAGTTGCTGAATTATCAGTACCTGGCATTGTTTAGAAACGCCACAGCTTATCAGGGAAGCTCGGCCTTAACACTCAATGGCGTAGCCAACCCGAACGTTGAATGGGAATCGACTAAGAAACTTGGGTTTGGACTGGAATTGGGATTTTTTAAAGACCGGTTACTGTTCACCGCAGATGCTTATGTACACCGGTCATCGAACCTGCTTACCGCAACTAATCTTCCAAACCAGACCGGTTTTAACTCGTACTATGCAAACCTTGACGCGATTGTGCAAAACAAGGGTTTCGAGTTTACGATCACTTCAACAAACGTAGATACCAAAGACTTTAAATGGACCTCTAACTTCAACATTTCTTTCCAGACCACAAAGATGCTGAGTTTTAATTCAATTTCAACCGCATTTTATGGTAGTACCTTCTTAGTAGGTTACCCAGTTCCTCCAGCTTATTATTATTCATACGGTGGTGTCAATCCGAATACGGGTGCGGTGATTATCAATGATCGGGATGGTAATGGAACAATTAATACCGTAGACAGGTATCCTGCTGGTATCAGAAACCCTTATTATGGAGGCCTCACCAACACCTTAAATTATAAGCAATTCAGCCTCAATTTCTTTTTACAATTCAATCATGACTATGGGACTATCAACCAGGTGTTCGGCACCAGACCCGGTAGCTTGAGCAACCAGAATGTATCAGTATTGAACAGATGGCAAAAACCCGGCGACGTGAACACGTTATTCCCCGGAGCATCTGCTGTCTCCGGTGGTACAGGTGTTATCTATCCAAGTTATGCCACTTTTGGTCAGTCTGACTTTTATTACGGGGATGCATCATGGTTGAAATTGCGATCAGCAAGCTTTTCATACATGCTTCCGGCAGCCTTTACCAGGAAGATTAAGGTTTCTAATGCGCGTGTATATTTACAGGGACAGAACTTGCTGACATGGGCAAAAAACAAGTATGTCCTTGATCCTGAATCACGTAATGCCTTACCTCCGTTGAGAACTATTGTTGCCGGACTAAATTTCACTATTAATTAA
- a CDS encoding FecR family protein, whose product MEEKHLESLMNKFLLGTANEFEKKQLNDWYEEMNSRDVTWQEDAPNEAKMIEEMMRNNLIKHMRNSNKPKTIKRVSTRSWWAAAAVLTGLSIGAYLYESNLLFSTPIEISAVASRQNTENKYILLPDSSTVLLHPGSRLHYSFNRNIREVTLVGEAYFDIKHKKQPFVIHTGKVITTVLGTAFNIKAYAGRSVIVSVTRGKVSVMDASKKQLVILTPNQEVQYSTDTKSLTRQNTPAAKAISWVKADMQFNEIAFGELASKLERRYGIQIKFNNPDLQNCPITGHFKGTESIDEVFKIISATLSSTYVIDGNSVTIDGKSCKQ is encoded by the coding sequence ATGGAAGAGAAACACTTGGAGTCATTGATGAATAAATTTCTTTTAGGCACCGCTAATGAATTCGAGAAAAAACAATTGAATGATTGGTATGAAGAAATGAATTCCCGGGATGTAACGTGGCAGGAGGATGCACCGAACGAGGCAAAAATGATCGAGGAGATGATGCGCAATAACTTAATTAAACATATGCGTAATAGTAATAAGCCAAAAACAATAAAAAGGGTAAGTACTCGATCCTGGTGGGCGGCGGCCGCCGTATTGACCGGGCTATCTATCGGCGCCTATCTTTACGAAAGCAATCTTCTATTTAGTACACCAATTGAGATATCAGCGGTGGCATCCCGTCAAAATACCGAGAATAAATATATTTTGCTACCGGATAGCAGTACAGTGCTGTTACATCCGGGAAGTCGCTTGCATTACAGCTTTAACAGGAATATTCGTGAAGTTACGCTGGTTGGTGAAGCTTATTTTGATATTAAACATAAAAAGCAACCATTTGTGATCCATACCGGGAAAGTTATCACTACCGTGTTGGGTACTGCTTTTAATATTAAAGCATATGCAGGTCGGAGCGTAATTGTATCAGTTACCCGTGGCAAGGTCAGTGTGATGGACGCAAGCAAAAAACAGCTTGTTATTTTGACTCCTAATCAGGAAGTGCAATATTCCACAGACACAAAATCGCTGACCCGGCAGAACACCCCTGCGGCAAAAGCCATCAGCTGGGTCAAAGCAGATATGCAGTTTAATGAAATAGCGTTCGGCGAATTGGCATCCAAACTGGAGCGACGCTATGGGATTCAGATAAAATTCAATAATCCCGACTTGCAAAATTGCCCGATCACTGGACATTTCAAAGGAACCGAGTCGATCGATGAAGTATTTAAGATCATTAGTGCTACGCTGTCTTCAACTTATGTGATTGATGGAAATTCCGTCACGATCGACGGCAAATCGTGTAAACAATAA
- a CDS encoding sigma-70 family RNA polymerase sigma factor produces MTVKNYSDPQLVASLQKGEEAAMTEIYDRYWKKLLGIAYNHTHDKSSAQEIVQEVLIKLWDRRDDIQINSLPNYLAMSVKYMVINHTMRERRRSEIAYNVIGKHDHNYEHEQIYAQFLKKYIGGVVEVLPEKCKLVFKASRESGKNIREIAQDLNIAEKTVEAHLTKALKSIKYSLKSAGIMTLCYFSFYIF; encoded by the coding sequence ATGACGGTAAAAAATTACAGTGACCCGCAACTTGTCGCATCTCTTCAAAAAGGTGAAGAAGCAGCTATGACTGAAATTTATGACCGTTACTGGAAAAAACTGTTGGGCATCGCATATAATCATACTCATGATAAATCCTCTGCCCAGGAAATCGTTCAGGAAGTGCTTATTAAGCTGTGGGACAGGCGTGACGATATCCAGATCAATTCCTTACCAAATTATTTGGCCATGTCTGTGAAATACATGGTAATCAACCATACCATGCGCGAGCGTAGAAGGAGCGAAATTGCCTATAATGTAATCGGAAAGCATGACCATAATTATGAGCATGAGCAAATATACGCCCAATTTCTCAAAAAATATATTGGTGGTGTGGTAGAAGTGTTACCAGAAAAATGCAAATTAGTTTTCAAAGCTAGCCGGGAAAGCGGTAAAAATATTCGGGAGATTGCTCAGGATCTCAATATAGCAGAGAAAACCGTCGAGGCCCATCTAACTAAAGCCCTGAAATCTATAAAGTATTCGCTTAAAAGCGCAGGAATTATGACTTTGTGCTATTTTTCTTTCTATATCTTTTAG
- the pxpB gene encoding 5-oxoprolinase subunit PxpB yields the protein MKVNDNTSYKIYSVSEYSVTVELSQEIGEVAFNKLNAFIYLINKNPFPGLKTIVPAYTTLTVFFDPVIVFKSAMVGRDCFDKVSIYINNLNEPSNTITTESGEVVIIPVCYGGIFGPDLEEVANHNKLTTDEVIHLHASGTYKVYMIGFTPGFPYLGGMDAQLATPRKAAPRKAIPAGAVGIAGLQTGVYPIETPGGWQIIGQSPLKLFDIHRVKPALLNAGDRVIFKPIGIDEFKEIAGPCI from the coding sequence ATGAAAGTTAATGATAACACTTCCTATAAAATTTATTCGGTCAGTGAATATTCCGTAACGGTTGAACTCAGCCAGGAGATCGGGGAAGTGGCATTTAATAAGTTAAATGCTTTCATATACCTGATCAACAAGAACCCTTTTCCTGGTTTGAAAACTATTGTACCTGCATACACGACTTTGACTGTTTTTTTTGATCCTGTAATAGTCTTTAAATCAGCTATGGTGGGCCGGGATTGTTTTGATAAGGTATCTATATATATCAACAATTTAAATGAACCATCAAATACCATTACCACCGAGAGTGGCGAAGTAGTCATTATCCCCGTTTGCTACGGCGGAATTTTTGGTCCTGATCTTGAGGAGGTGGCAAATCATAATAAATTAACAACCGATGAAGTAATACACCTGCATGCCTCAGGCACTTATAAAGTTTATATGATCGGGTTTACACCGGGTTTCCCCTATTTGGGTGGCATGGATGCTCAATTGGCCACACCGCGAAAGGCAGCCCCCCGCAAAGCAATACCAGCCGGGGCGGTTGGTATTGCAGGACTGCAAACAGGCGTTTACCCGATAGAAACGCCCGGCGGCTGGCAGATTATCGGGCAAAGCCCCCTGAAATTATTTGATATCCACAGAGTGAAGCCTGCATTATTAAACGCCGGCGATCGTGTGATCTTTAAGCCTATAGGTATCGATGAATTTAAAGAAATAGCCGGCCCATGCATATAA
- a CDS encoding biotin-dependent carboxyltransferase family protein: protein MHIRLLKPGLLSTIQDMGRYAYLSQAVPISGAMDTLSARIANKVIGNNDNAAVIEFTYADAVISAEADLLIACAGDGAKLIAGTQKIPQERPVFIPSGTTVKLINNPSGSRTYLAIAGGWDVPDVLGSKSTFLTVGFGGMDGRALKAGDVLNAETRYSDITQKIFSKLRGDRINYPEWNIPRQLLLPSDRKNIRVVPAREFSWFDGRSVADFLSAPYIIDQRSNRMGYHLKGPGITRIKNDELLSNAVTPGTIQVTGNGGMIILMSDCQTTGGYPRIGQVASVDMPLCAQLKPGDVIYFKEISRHEAEILYIEREQQLQLLTTAVQTKFL, encoded by the coding sequence ATGCATATAAGATTACTTAAACCCGGCTTGCTCAGCACCATACAGGATATGGGGAGATATGCATATCTGTCTCAAGCAGTACCTATCTCCGGTGCTATGGATACCCTGTCGGCACGCATCGCCAACAAAGTGATAGGAAATAATGATAACGCCGCTGTAATTGAATTTACTTATGCCGACGCTGTTATTTCAGCCGAGGCCGACTTATTAATTGCTTGCGCCGGTGACGGCGCGAAATTAATTGCAGGTACCCAAAAAATCCCGCAGGAGCGGCCCGTATTTATTCCATCGGGAACTACTGTTAAATTAATTAATAACCCGTCGGGCAGCCGAACATATTTGGCAATTGCCGGCGGTTGGGATGTCCCCGATGTATTGGGCAGCAAAAGCACGTTTTTAACTGTTGGTTTTGGCGGGATGGATGGCCGCGCGCTAAAGGCAGGTGATGTGCTGAATGCAGAAACCCGCTATTCCGACATCACACAAAAAATATTTAGTAAGCTCAGAGGAGATCGGATTAATTACCCCGAATGGAATATACCGCGTCAATTGCTTTTGCCTTCCGACAGAAAAAATATCAGGGTAGTGCCTGCTCGTGAGTTTTCTTGGTTTGATGGGAGGTCGGTTGCGGATTTTTTATCGGCACCGTATATCATCGACCAGCGAAGCAACCGTATGGGTTATCATTTAAAAGGGCCTGGCATAACGCGTATAAAAAACGATGAACTGCTGAGTAACGCTGTAACGCCCGGCACTATACAGGTCACAGGCAACGGTGGTATGATCATATTAATGTCCGATTGCCAGACTACCGGAGGCTACCCACGCATAGGGCAGGTTGCTTCCGTAGATATGCCCTTATGTGCCCAGCTAAAACCCGGGGACGTCATTTATTTTAAAGAGATAAGCCGGCACGAAGCAGAAATCCTGTACATTGAACGAGAGCAGCAATTACAACTTTTAACAACAGCAGTGCAAACTAAATTTTTATAA
- a CDS encoding LamB/YcsF family protein: MQNIDLNCDMGEAFGNYPMPNDDTLMDYITSANIACGFHAGDPEVMQHTVAVAVKKKVAIGAHPGLPDLQGFGRRDMKITSNEAYQMVLYQIGALSGFVKASEGKLHHVKAHGALYNMAATDVALARAIVQAVHDFDPTLIIYALAGSEMVRAAKQVGITTASEVFADRTYQDDGSLTPRNQANALITDEQQSIAQVLMMVKNQQVISVNEMTIPLKAETLCLHGDGTYAVAFAQLISQKLKSEGITLKAPAQ; the protein is encoded by the coding sequence ATGCAAAACATCGACTTGAATTGCGATATGGGTGAAGCGTTTGGCAATTACCCCATGCCAAACGACGATACCTTGATGGACTACATCACATCGGCAAATATTGCCTGCGGTTTTCATGCCGGGGATCCTGAGGTAATGCAGCATACCGTTGCTGTGGCGGTTAAGAAGAAGGTAGCTATTGGCGCACACCCTGGTCTGCCCGATCTGCAGGGATTTGGCCGTCGGGATATGAAAATCACATCCAACGAGGCCTACCAGATGGTACTTTACCAGATAGGCGCGCTGTCGGGTTTTGTTAAAGCATCCGAAGGCAAGTTGCATCATGTGAAGGCACACGGCGCCTTGTATAATATGGCCGCAACGGATGTCGCGCTAGCGCGCGCCATTGTACAGGCCGTGCATGATTTTGACCCAACATTAATTATATATGCGCTTGCTGGCAGCGAAATGGTCCGTGCGGCCAAACAAGTGGGCATTACCACCGCTTCAGAAGTTTTTGCAGACCGTACTTACCAGGATGATGGTTCGCTTACCCCTCGTAACCAGGCCAACGCGCTGATCACTGATGAGCAGCAATCAATAGCCCAGGTACTGATGATGGTGAAAAACCAGCAGGTAATCTCGGTCAATGAAATGACTATCCCCTTAAAGGCCGAAACACTTTGCCTTCATGGAGATGGTACGTATGCCGTAGCGTTCGCTCAATTGATAAGCCAGAAGCTAAAAAGCGAAGGTATTACCTTAAAAGCCCCGGCACAATAA
- a CDS encoding NRAMP family divalent metal transporter, which produces MKKQNNWSVLIGAAFLMASSAIGPGFLTQTAVFTAQLGASFGFVILLSVLLDAIAQLNIWRIIAIADKPAQDIANQVFPGLGYFISFLVFLGGMAFNIGNIAGAGLGLNVLFGVSVGQGAIMSAIVAIGIFIYKESGKAMDLFAKCMGCLKIGLALYVAYVSSPPLGEAAIRAVNPTQFSFTAVLTIVGGTVGGYITFAGAHRLLDAGISGQENLPVVNRGAISAIGLASVMRLLLFIAALGVITAGGKLDPANPASSVFKLAAGQPGYKLFGVIIWAAGISSVVGSAYTSVSFIKSFHPMILKRNREIIIAFIVVSCCIFLAIGKPVNILLAVGAINGFILPIALGVMLIAAYRLKIVGGYKQPLWLTILGIIVVGTMTWMSIGAIAQMLGH; this is translated from the coding sequence ATGAAGAAACAAAATAACTGGAGCGTATTAATCGGTGCGGCCTTCCTGATGGCATCATCGGCTATTGGACCCGGGTTTCTTACCCAAACGGCGGTGTTTACAGCCCAATTGGGTGCCAGCTTTGGTTTCGTAATTTTGCTTTCAGTGCTGCTGGATGCAATTGCGCAGTTAAATATTTGGCGCATTATTGCCATAGCCGATAAACCTGCGCAGGATATCGCCAACCAGGTATTCCCAGGGTTAGGGTATTTTATTTCGTTCCTGGTATTTCTGGGAGGTATGGCCTTTAATATTGGAAATATTGCCGGTGCCGGTTTAGGTTTGAATGTGTTGTTTGGTGTAAGCGTTGGGCAAGGGGCAATCATGAGTGCCATTGTGGCCATCGGCATATTTATTTATAAAGAATCGGGTAAGGCGATGGATTTATTTGCTAAGTGCATGGGCTGCCTTAAAATAGGTTTGGCGCTTTATGTAGCCTATGTCAGCAGCCCGCCCCTGGGCGAGGCGGCCATCCGTGCGGTAAACCCAACGCAGTTCAGTTTTACTGCGGTGTTAACCATTGTAGGCGGTACGGTAGGCGGTTACATTACCTTTGCCGGCGCACACCGTTTGCTGGATGCCGGGATAAGCGGGCAGGAAAACTTGCCTGTGGTTAACCGCGGTGCCATAAGCGCTATTGGCCTGGCATCAGTCATGCGATTATTGCTATTTATTGCAGCGCTGGGCGTTATAACAGCCGGCGGCAAACTAGACCCGGCCAACCCGGCATCATCGGTGTTTAAGTTGGCGGCAGGCCAGCCGGGGTATAAACTCTTTGGAGTTATCATTTGGGCGGCCGGTATCTCGTCAGTAGTGGGCTCGGCTTACACCTCGGTATCATTTATCAAAAGTTTTCATCCGATGATATTGAAAAGAAACAGGGAGATCATTATAGCCTTTATCGTTGTTTCATGTTGTATATTTTTGGCCATAGGAAAACCCGTGAATATATTACTGGCTGTCGGGGCCATCAATGGCTTTATATTACCCATAGCGTTAGGTGTAATGCTGATAGCAGCCTATCGATTAAAGATTGTTGGAGGATATAAACAACCGCTTTGGTTAACCATATTAGGTATTATTGTGGTGGGCACCATGACTTGGATGAGCATTGGCGCTATCGCCCAAATGTTAGGACATTAA